The following proteins are co-located in the Chryseobacterium daecheongense genome:
- a CDS encoding ComEC/Rec2 family competence protein — MKSRELVTFKIVRKLNSTEKYKKYEVIAQAEGKNIKSILFIPKNVHQLNFDYYYKGWVFIQELKPPVYDFQFNYSGYLNRKNIRYQMYLSGELLSVARNDMSLKESIRQRRLEVLQKIDGINISPKNREFLKGIILADRTEMDSAVIQDFSKSGLVHFLAISGTHIMVVFGLFYFIFRMILPLKFRKYTVILSLIFIWMFALFIGFGNSVLRACIMLTVYFIYVLLQRKPDVLHSVALSAFIILFMDSQQLFTIGFQLSFIAVIGIFWLNQPLLKCFPKQDSYFKKLLFNTISVSVSAQLATIPLVLYYFHQFSFISIVANFIVIPFSELIIIYSFVIAALAAFNIDFNLINQGYDIMINGLLTSIRWFADFNTLFFENISMNLVEVFILSVSVYWLRFVILKFNFENRMILICFILLFFIARAIFTIVENQKDEVLIHDSGKNKVLSIKYGNKALFWISDSTDREKIIKYIINPYCTSRRIKSAELKSLAVTRKKIIYRGKIYEIN; from the coding sequence ATGAAATCAAGGGAACTTGTAACATTTAAAATAGTCAGAAAGCTAAACTCAACTGAAAAATACAAGAAATATGAGGTTATTGCTCAGGCAGAAGGAAAAAACATCAAGTCAATTTTATTTATTCCTAAGAATGTTCATCAGCTTAACTTTGATTACTATTATAAAGGCTGGGTTTTTATTCAGGAATTGAAACCTCCTGTATATGATTTTCAATTTAATTATTCCGGTTACCTTAATCGCAAAAATATAAGGTACCAGATGTACCTATCGGGAGAACTGTTATCCGTTGCCAGAAACGATATGAGTTTAAAGGAATCTATTCGGCAGAGAAGGCTTGAAGTTTTGCAAAAAATTGACGGAATAAATATCTCTCCTAAAAACAGGGAGTTTTTAAAGGGAATTATCCTTGCTGATCGAACGGAAATGGATTCAGCGGTAATACAGGATTTCAGCAAATCAGGATTGGTGCATTTTCTTGCCATTTCGGGAACGCATATAATGGTGGTTTTTGGTCTGTTCTATTTTATTTTCAGAATGATCCTTCCTTTGAAATTCAGGAAATATACAGTAATACTAAGTTTAATATTTATATGGATGTTTGCTTTGTTTATTGGATTTGGAAATTCTGTTCTGCGGGCATGTATTATGCTTACTGTTTATTTTATCTATGTTTTACTCCAGAGAAAACCAGATGTACTGCATTCTGTAGCTTTGTCCGCTTTTATCATTTTATTTATGGATTCCCAACAGTTATTTACCATTGGATTTCAATTAAGCTTTATAGCTGTCATAGGAATATTCTGGTTGAATCAGCCATTGTTAAAATGCTTTCCAAAGCAGGATAGCTATTTTAAAAAATTGCTTTTCAATACGATATCTGTTTCTGTTTCTGCTCAGCTTGCAACAATTCCTTTAGTTTTATACTACTTTCATCAGTTTTCATTTATTTCCATTGTTGCTAATTTCATCGTGATTCCCTTTTCAGAGCTTATTATTATATACTCTTTTGTTATTGCAGCTTTAGCTGCATTTAATATAGATTTTAATTTGATCAACCAAGGATATGATATCATGATTAACGGACTGCTTACAAGTATCCGTTGGTTTGCTGATTTTAATACTCTTTTTTTTGAAAATATTTCGATGAATCTTGTTGAAGTCTTTATTTTATCTGTGTCTGTCTATTGGTTGAGGTTTGTTATACTGAAATTCAATTTTGAAAACAGGATGATACTGATTTGTTTTATTCTTTTGTTTTTTATTGCAAGAGCTATCTTTACGATTGTAGAAAATCAAAAGGATGAGGTTTTAATACACGATTCAGGAAAAAATAAAGTGCTTTCAATTAAATATGGCAATAAAGCCTTGTTTTGGATATCAGACTCCACTGACAGGGAGAAAATTATTAAATATATTATTAATCCTTATTGTACTTCACGAAGAATAAAAAGTGCTGAATTAAAAAGTCTGGCCGTAACCAGGAAAAAGATTATTTACAGGGGTAAGATTTATGAGATAAATTGA
- the lpxB gene encoding lipid-A-disaccharide synthase, giving the protein MKYYIIAGEASGDLHGSNLMKSLKKKDPDAEFRFWGGDLMAKQGGTLVKHYRDLAFMGFLEVAMNLRTILNNIKFCKEDIKNNQPDILILIDYPGFNLRIAKFAKELGIKVVYYISPQLWAWKEGRVEIIKKYVDEMMVILPFEEDFYKKHGVHSHFVGHPLLDAISSLQEIDIDAFKKENGLNDKEIIALLPGSRKQEVEKMLEMMLSVRSSFKEYQFVIAGAPSLPKDFYESYVDDNVHFVSNKTYDLLRCSKAALVTSGTATLETALLNVPEVVCYRGSKISYAIAKRLVKNIKYISLVNLIMDREVVKELIQNDLNTGNLIEELKKILDGNKRSQVLNDYVLLKEKLGGSGASDHAADVILKV; this is encoded by the coding sequence ATGAAATATTATATCATTGCCGGAGAAGCCTCAGGAGATTTACACGGGAGTAATTTAATGAAGTCTTTAAAAAAGAAAGATCCGGATGCTGAATTCAGATTCTGGGGAGGTGATCTGATGGCTAAGCAGGGAGGAACCCTTGTAAAACATTACCGTGATCTTGCTTTTATGGGATTTCTGGAAGTTGCTATGAATCTCAGGACGATATTAAATAATATTAAATTCTGTAAAGAGGACATTAAAAATAATCAACCTGATATTTTAATCTTAATTGATTATCCGGGATTTAATCTAAGAATAGCCAAATTTGCCAAAGAACTTGGAATAAAAGTAGTGTATTATATTTCACCACAGCTTTGGGCATGGAAAGAAGGCAGGGTAGAGATCATAAAAAAATATGTGGACGAAATGATGGTCATTCTTCCGTTCGAAGAAGACTTTTATAAAAAACATGGAGTTCATTCCCATTTTGTAGGGCATCCTCTGTTAGATGCTATATCCAGCTTACAGGAAATCGATATTGATGCTTTTAAGAAGGAAAACGGCTTAAATGACAAAGAAATTATTGCCTTATTACCAGGTTCGCGAAAGCAGGAAGTTGAAAAAATGCTGGAAATGATGCTTTCTGTGAGATCATCTTTTAAAGAGTATCAGTTTGTGATTGCCGGAGCTCCAAGTTTACCAAAAGATTTTTATGAATCTTATGTAGATGATAATGTGCATTTTGTTTCAAATAAAACCTATGATTTACTTAGATGTTCAAAAGCCGCTTTGGTAACGTCGGGTACAGCAACACTGGAAACTGCTTTACTGAATGTTCCTGAAGTAGTTTGTTACCGGGGAAGTAAGATTTCTTATGCTATTGCTAAAAGATTGGTTAAAAATATAAAATATATTTCTTTAGTAAACTTGATTATGGATCGGGAGGTTGTAAAGGAGCTGATCCAAAATGATCTGAACACCGGAAATTTAATCGAGGAATTAAAAAAGATACTGGATGGAAATAAAAGATCACAAGTATTGAATGATTATGTTCTTTTAAAAGAAAAGCTCGGTGGAAGCGGGGCAAGTGATCATGCTGCAGATGTGATTTTGAAAGTTTGA
- a CDS encoding DUF2480 family protein, which yields MSEEFEIRNKVNESGLVNFDLATLLPKGTRKGIDLKDFLFQEMILKEKEFRAQVAAINTDEYSDAYIYIYNSADAIVPLWAYFVLTAKLTDVAKKIVFGNREDLEVILMHNAIQTYDFDDLRDKRVLVKGCSDKEIPENAYVELVEQLKPIVKSLMFGEACSNVPILKN from the coding sequence ATGTCAGAAGAATTTGAAATCAGAAATAAAGTAAACGAAAGCGGTCTTGTAAATTTTGATCTTGCCACGCTTCTTCCAAAAGGCACAAGAAAAGGAATCGACCTGAAAGATTTTCTTTTTCAGGAAATGATTTTGAAAGAAAAAGAATTTCGTGCACAGGTGGCCGCTATCAATACTGATGAATATAGTGATGCTTACATATACATTTACAATTCGGCAGATGCTATTGTTCCATTGTGGGCTTATTTTGTCCTTACAGCCAAACTTACTGATGTTGCAAAGAAAATAGTCTTTGGTAACCGTGAAGATCTTGAAGTTATTTTAATGCACAATGCAATACAGACTTATGACTTTGATGATTTAAGAGATAAAAGGGTATTGGTGAAAGGATGTTCGGATAAGGAAATTCCTGAGAATGCGTATGTAGAATTGGTAGAACAATTGAAGCCGATCGTAAAATCTCTGATGTTTGGCGAAGCATGTTCCAATGTCCCTATTTTAAAAAACTAA
- a CDS encoding DUF937 domain-containing protein: MSLIDLLTGNTSNQVAVQAENKFGISKNQIIALLAVAAPLIISYLRNKSQDSKEAEALNNALDKDHNGSILDDASQVEARQAEGGSILSHIFGNDKQNVENQLSQNTGISIDKIGPVLAMLAPVIMGYIGKEKQQNNVGAGGLGDLLGGILGNASNQAQAQQSSPLNDILGSVLGGGGQAQSSGNPLNDILGSVLGGGQKQQQGGLGGILGSIFGK, encoded by the coding sequence ATGAGTTTAATCGATTTGCTAACAGGAAACACAAGCAACCAGGTTGCGGTACAGGCAGAAAACAAATTTGGAATCAGCAAAAACCAGATTATTGCTTTGTTAGCTGTAGCAGCACCCCTAATTATTTCGTACTTAAGAAATAAATCTCAGGATTCTAAAGAAGCTGAAGCATTAAACAATGCTCTGGATAAAGACCATAACGGAAGTATCCTGGATGATGCTTCACAAGTTGAAGCAAGACAGGCAGAAGGAGGCTCAATCCTTAGCCACATTTTCGGTAACGACAAACAAAATGTTGAAAATCAGTTATCACAAAATACGGGAATTTCCATTGATAAAATAGGTCCTGTTTTGGCAATGCTTGCTCCGGTTATTATGGGCTATATTGGCAAAGAAAAACAACAGAACAATGTTGGAGCAGGTGGATTGGGAGATCTATTGGGTGGAATTCTTGGAAATGCCTCTAATCAGGCACAGGCTCAGCAATCAAGTCCGTTAAATGACATTCTTGGTAGTGTTCTTGGCGGTGGCGGGCAGGCTCAATCTTCAGGAAATCCATTAAATGATATTTTAGGAAGCGTTCTTGGTGGAGGCCAAAAGCAACAACAAGGCGGACTAGGTGGTATCCTGGGAAGTATATTCGGAAAATAA
- a CDS encoding 30S ribosomal protein THX codes for MGKGDKKSRRGKINNGSYGKRRPRKASKSLETSEEKSKK; via the coding sequence ATGGGAAAAGGAGACAAAAAATCAAGAAGAGGTAAAATTAATAATGGCAGCTATGGAAAAAGAAGACCAAGAAAAGCCTCTAAATCATTAGAAACTTCGGAGGAAAAATCAAAGAAGTAA
- a CDS encoding ankyrin repeat domain-containing protein translates to MKKIISTTLVFAISIFAGSLFAQQISSEQRIAFQTDNIETFKKAFPKEDYDKCLGEKNISYNLLAYSVRFDKKNIFNYLLTNNVDVNKICSNLSPLMAAAKFGRPDLAKILLKKGASKNLKNENGETAKDISVKYKQAALTEILK, encoded by the coding sequence ATGAAAAAAATAATCTCTACTACATTGGTTTTCGCAATTTCTATTTTTGCTGGTTCATTATTCGCTCAGCAAATTTCAAGTGAACAGAGAATAGCTTTTCAAACAGATAATATTGAAACATTTAAAAAAGCTTTTCCAAAAGAAGACTACGATAAATGTCTGGGAGAAAAAAATATCAGCTACAATCTTTTGGCGTACAGTGTAAGATTCGACAAAAAAAATATTTTTAATTATTTACTTACAAATAATGTAGACGTCAATAAAATCTGCAGCAATCTAAGTCCGCTTATGGCCGCAGCTAAATTTGGAAGACCTGACCTGGCTAAAATATTATTAAAAAAAGGTGCTTCAAAAAATCTGAAGAATGAAAACGGAGAAACAGCCAAAGACATTTCAGTAAAATATAAACAGGCGGCTCTTACAGAAATTCTAAAATAA
- the aspS gene encoding aspartate--tRNA ligase, with amino-acid sequence MFRSHTNGELSLKNLNEEVTLSGWVQTIRDKGFMIWIDLRDRYGITQLVLDQDRSSAQLMEEAKKLGREFVIQVTGKVIERVSKNPNIPTGEIEILVEKLSVLNDSQLPPFTIEDETDGGEELRMKYRYLDIRRNPVKDKLIFRHKMAQKVRNYLSEEGFIEVETPVLIKSTPEGARDFVVPSRMNPGQFYALPQSPQTFKQLLMVGGMDKYFQIVKCFRDEDLRADRQPEFTQIDCEMAFVEQEDVMNVFEGMTKTLLKDITGQEFGAFPRMTFAEAMQKYGNDKPDIRFGMEFVELNELVKGKDFKIFDDAELVVGINVEGCADYTRKQIDELVDWVKRPQIGASGMVWAKFQNDGVKTSSVNKFYNEEDLTKIIEKFGAKEGDLMLILSGNENKVRAQLSALRMELGNRLGLRKGDVFAPLWVVDFPLLEFDEETQRYHAMHHPFTSPKPEDIHLLETDPGKARANAYDMVLNGNEIGGGSIRIFDRELQSKMFDLLGFSKEEAEAQFGFLMNAFKYGAPPHGGLAFGFDRLVAILDGNEVIRDYIAFPKNNSGRDVMIDAPASIADAQLDELELQLNLKA; translated from the coding sequence ATGTTTCGATCGCACACAAACGGAGAATTATCTCTAAAAAATCTTAATGAAGAAGTTACACTTTCAGGATGGGTACAAACTATCCGTGATAAAGGATTTATGATTTGGATAGATCTTCGGGATCGTTACGGAATTACACAATTGGTTTTAGACCAGGATCGCTCTTCAGCTCAATTAATGGAAGAAGCTAAAAAACTGGGACGTGAATTTGTGATTCAGGTTACCGGAAAAGTAATTGAGAGAGTAAGCAAAAATCCTAATATTCCAACCGGAGAAATTGAAATTTTAGTTGAAAAACTAAGCGTTCTTAATGACTCTCAACTTCCACCCTTTACAATTGAAGATGAAACAGACGGAGGTGAAGAATTAAGAATGAAATACCGTTATCTTGATATCAGAAGAAATCCGGTAAAAGATAAATTAATCTTCCGTCATAAAATGGCTCAGAAAGTGAGAAATTACCTTTCCGAAGAAGGATTCATTGAAGTAGAAACACCTGTTTTAATTAAGTCTACCCCGGAGGGAGCGAGAGACTTCGTGGTGCCAAGCAGAATGAACCCAGGGCAGTTTTACGCACTACCTCAATCTCCACAGACATTCAAACAACTTCTGATGGTAGGTGGAATGGATAAATATTTCCAGATTGTAAAATGTTTCCGTGACGAAGACCTGAGAGCAGACAGACAGCCGGAATTTACACAGATCGACTGCGAAATGGCCTTCGTTGAACAGGAGGATGTGATGAATGTATTTGAGGGAATGACCAAAACATTGCTCAAAGATATTACCGGGCAGGAATTCGGAGCTTTTCCGAGAATGACTTTTGCAGAAGCGATGCAAAAATATGGGAATGACAAACCGGATATCCGTTTCGGAATGGAATTCGTGGAGCTTAATGAACTGGTAAAAGGAAAAGATTTTAAAATATTTGATGATGCGGAATTGGTAGTTGGAATTAATGTTGAAGGCTGTGCAGACTATACCAGAAAACAGATCGACGAATTGGTGGACTGGGTAAAACGTCCTCAAATCGGAGCCTCAGGGATGGTGTGGGCAAAATTCCAGAATGATGGCGTAAAAACATCATCTGTTAACAAGTTTTACAACGAAGAAGACTTAACAAAGATCATTGAAAAATTCGGGGCGAAAGAAGGAGATTTGATGCTTATTCTTTCAGGAAATGAAAATAAAGTAAGAGCTCAGCTTTCCGCATTGAGAATGGAACTGGGAAACCGTTTGGGATTAAGAAAAGGAGATGTATTTGCTCCTCTTTGGGTAGTCGATTTCCCACTATTGGAATTTGACGAGGAAACTCAGAGATACCACGCGATGCACCATCCTTTCACTTCTCCTAAGCCGGAAGATATTCACCTGCTGGAAACTGATCCCGGAAAAGCCAGAGCAAATGCTTATGATATGGTTCTTAATGGAAATGAAATCGGAGGAGGATCAATCAGAATTTTCGACAGGGAACTTCAATCTAAGATGTTTGATTTATTAGGTTTTTCAAAAGAAGAGGCGGAAGCGCAATTTGGGTTCTTGATGAACGCATTTAAATATGGAGCTCCTCCTCATGGTGGTTTAGCTTTCGGGTTTGACCGTTTGGTGGCCATTCTTGACGGAAATGAAGTGATCAGAGATTATATTGCCTTTCCTAAAAATAACTCGGGACGTGATGTGATGATTGACGCACCGGCATCAATTGCTGATGCACAGCTGGATGAACTGGAATTACAATTAAATTTAAAAGCATAA
- a CDS encoding adenylosuccinate synthase, translating to MDIVLGLQWGDEGKGKFIDLISRNYDIVARFNGGANAGHSIERNGKRITLKTLPSGIFIEGVDNVIGAGIVLDPVNFKQEVLKLNAFDMNIQVEKRLAVSRKAHLVLPTHTLMDVFMEENSSYNTIGTTKNGIGQAYANKILRQNLRVGDIDRSDFNETVNHIVERNYQQLLDYGQILPPITDLKDTFFDAIEFLKKFRWIEAEVFLNESIKSGRKILAEGAQATLLDIDHGTYPYVTSSTTIASGACSGLGVSPKKVGEIYGVTKAYCTRVGNGAFPTELFGETGEKIRQTGNEFGSNTGRPRRVGWLDLPALKYAVMINGVTQLIITKADVLNGFESVAICTHYKVKDQTVVSGLMTDDEARPVFRRMKGWKTEFSECKDPSSLPEELLEFIQFLENELEIPVSYLSTGPGREDMIKVTSKLISQIV from the coding sequence ATGGATATCGTATTAGGATTACAGTGGGGAGATGAAGGGAAAGGTAAATTCATTGACCTGATCAGTCGGAATTATGACATTGTCGCACGTTTCAACGGAGGAGCAAATGCAGGACATAGTATTGAACGAAATGGAAAAAGAATAACATTGAAAACTCTTCCTTCGGGAATATTTATAGAAGGAGTAGACAATGTAATCGGAGCAGGGATCGTATTGGATCCTGTTAATTTCAAGCAGGAAGTTTTGAAACTAAATGCTTTTGATATGAATATTCAGGTTGAAAAACGCCTGGCTGTATCTAGGAAGGCACATCTTGTGTTACCCACACATACATTAATGGACGTATTTATGGAAGAGAATTCATCCTATAATACAATTGGTACAACTAAAAATGGTATAGGACAGGCCTATGCGAACAAAATTCTGCGGCAGAATCTAAGAGTGGGTGATATTGATAGATCCGACTTTAATGAAACAGTAAATCATATTGTAGAAAGAAACTATCAGCAGCTGTTAGATTATGGTCAGATACTTCCTCCGATAACAGATCTGAAAGATACATTTTTCGATGCTATAGAGTTTCTGAAAAAATTTCGATGGATAGAAGCTGAAGTGTTTTTAAATGAATCGATCAAGAGTGGAAGAAAAATTCTTGCAGAAGGTGCACAGGCAACATTACTCGATATAGATCACGGAACCTATCCTTACGTTACATCATCTACAACGATTGCTTCAGGAGCGTGCAGCGGTTTGGGAGTCTCGCCTAAAAAGGTAGGCGAAATCTATGGGGTTACAAAAGCATATTGTACCAGGGTAGGAAATGGTGCCTTTCCTACGGAGCTTTTTGGCGAAACAGGTGAGAAGATAAGGCAAACAGGTAATGAGTTTGGTTCTAATACAGGACGGCCCCGAAGAGTAGGGTGGCTGGATCTGCCTGCTTTAAAATATGCTGTAATGATTAATGGAGTGACTCAATTGATCATTACCAAAGCTGATGTCTTGAATGGCTTTGAGTCTGTGGCTATATGTACTCACTATAAAGTCAAAGATCAGACTGTAGTGTCAGGTTTAATGACTGATGATGAAGCACGTCCGGTTTTCCGTCGGATGAAAGGATGGAAAACTGAATTTTCAGAATGTAAAGATCCTTCCTCTTTACCCGAGGAATTATTGGAGTTTATTCAATTTCTTGAAAATGAGCTTGAAATTCCTGTGAGTTATCTTTCTACAGGACCTGGCAGGGAAGATATGATAAAGGTGACTTCAAAACTGATATCTCAGATAGTATAA
- a CDS encoding Crp/Fnr family transcriptional regulator → MKELFSYIRKFAELSEEEEDLIAVGVQELTIQKGEVFVEAGRISQMIAFVKEGVFRSLYYNKQGDDCTRYFIYEGRFIGDFQGFVNQTPSNEYIEAITDGTLWAIDFNHFKAIESRISVWPVLIAKLHAFVAENKLKVASTMLSLDAKSRYLHFLDHYPGLANRVPQAMLASYLGITPSSFSRIRKNII, encoded by the coding sequence ATGAAAGAGCTATTCAGTTACATAAGGAAATTCGCGGAACTAAGTGAAGAAGAGGAAGACCTGATTGCTGTTGGAGTACAGGAACTAACTATCCAAAAAGGAGAGGTATTTGTAGAGGCGGGCAGGATAAGCCAGATGATTGCTTTTGTAAAAGAAGGTGTATTTCGTTCATTGTATTATAATAAACAAGGAGACGATTGTACACGATATTTTATTTATGAAGGCCGGTTTATCGGAGATTTTCAGGGTTTTGTTAATCAGACCCCTTCTAACGAGTATATAGAAGCAATTACGGATGGAACTTTATGGGCCATAGATTTTAATCATTTTAAAGCCATAGAAAGCAGAATATCTGTTTGGCCGGTTCTGATCGCTAAGTTGCATGCTTTTGTAGCAGAGAATAAGCTAAAGGTTGCCAGCACGATGCTGAGCCTGGATGCGAAATCCAGGTATCTTCATTTTCTGGATCATTATCCAGGATTGGCAAACCGTGTTCCTCAGGCAATGTTGGCATCTTATCTCGGAATTACACCCTCCTCATTCAGCCGGATCAGAAAAAATATAATATAG
- a CDS encoding Ku protein, with translation MKAIWNGAIGFGLVNIPVKIYSATETSKLDLDMLDKSDFSNIKFKRVNEKTGKEVKWENIVKAYLMEDRYIVLDDEDYAAASPEKSKILSIDQFVKESEVDSVYFENPYFLEPQKNGENAYRLLMKALTETEMVGVGTFVLRESEAIGMIRPYKEEVLILNRLRFDQEIRDYHDLKIPAKKAPKPAELKMAVSLIEQLSQKFDPTMYKDTYSESLMKIIKQKAKGKSVKAQKAEPAKEGKVIDLMAQLKASLQSSKSKNAS, from the coding sequence ATGAAAGCAATCTGGAATGGCGCCATTGGCTTTGGCTTAGTAAATATCCCTGTTAAAATATATTCAGCAACAGAAACCAGCAAACTGGATCTTGACATGCTGGATAAATCTGACTTTTCTAATATTAAATTCAAAAGAGTTAATGAAAAAACAGGGAAAGAAGTAAAGTGGGAAAATATTGTGAAGGCTTACCTGATGGAAGACCGGTATATTGTTCTCGACGATGAGGATTATGCAGCGGCAAGTCCTGAAAAAAGCAAAATATTATCGATCGACCAGTTTGTAAAAGAATCTGAAGTAGATAGTGTTTATTTTGAAAATCCATATTTTCTTGAGCCCCAGAAAAATGGGGAAAATGCTTACAGGCTTCTCATGAAAGCTTTAACAGAAACCGAAATGGTAGGTGTAGGAACATTTGTATTGCGCGAAAGTGAAGCAATAGGGATGATCAGGCCATACAAAGAAGAGGTTCTTATTCTCAACCGATTACGCTTTGATCAGGAAATAAGAGATTACCATGATTTAAAAATCCCGGCTAAAAAAGCTCCTAAACCTGCAGAATTAAAAATGGCAGTAAGCCTTATTGAGCAGCTTTCCCAGAAGTTTGATCCTACGATGTATAAGGATACTTACTCTGAATCACTCATGAAGATCATTAAACAGAAAGCTAAAGGTAAGAGTGTTAAGGCTCAGAAAGCTGAACCTGCAAAAGAAGGAAAAGTAATTGATTTGATGGCTCAATTAAAAGCCAGTTTACAAAGTTCAAAATCTAAAAACGCATCCTGA
- a CDS encoding 3'-phosphoesterase, translated as MALKDYNEKRKFNETSEPKGKTKKSKDQLIFVIQRHAASHLHYDFRLEMEGVLKSWAVPKGPSLDPKDKRLAMMVEDHPYDYKDFEGNIPEGNYGAGQVEVWDSGTYEPLEKDSKLSDEKELLKELHAGSLKFILHGKKLKGEFALVKMKNTEGNSWLLIKHKDDFAEAGYNAEDNTSPKSLVTKFLEEKKSPKNNKKKS; from the coding sequence ATGGCTCTTAAAGATTATAACGAAAAAAGGAAATTTAACGAAACAAGTGAGCCTAAAGGCAAAACAAAAAAGAGTAAGGATCAGCTTATTTTTGTCATCCAAAGACATGCGGCCTCACATCTTCACTATGATTTTCGTTTAGAGATGGAAGGGGTTCTAAAAAGCTGGGCAGTTCCTAAAGGTCCTTCATTAGATCCAAAGGATAAACGTCTGGCTATGATGGTTGAAGACCATCCTTATGACTATAAAGATTTCGAAGGAAATATACCCGAAGGAAATTATGGAGCCGGACAAGTCGAAGTCTGGGATAGTGGAACTTATGAACCTTTAGAGAAAGACAGCAAGCTTTCTGACGAAAAAGAATTGTTGAAAGAACTTCATGCAGGATCTTTGAAATTTATTTTACACGGTAAAAAGCTGAAAGGTGAATTTGCTTTGGTAAAAATGAAAAACACGGAAGGGAATTCCTGGTTACTCATAAAACATAAGGATGACTTTGCAGAAGCTGGCTATAATGCCGAAGACAATACCTCTCCCAAATCTTTGGTGACAAAATTCTTAGAGGAAAAAAAAAGCCCAAAAAACAACAAAAAGAAGTCATAA